Proteins encoded by one window of Polaribacter haliotis:
- a CDS encoding CBS domain-containing protein yields MNITDYILNEIKALSLKSSVKEAKNLFDNFPITHFPVIENSKLLGSFAEDDIHTIENKKDELVVYSHLLNSFYVDEKATVLELLKIFADNDTNIIPVLNKEKDYIGYYDLCDVLDVFSTSPFMVEDSETLIIEKIENDYSMSKVCQIVESNGGKLLGIYISERKGDFVQVTLKIVAEDINEIMHTFRRYDYKIVSTHENDIYLEDLKNRSDYLQKYLEM; encoded by the coding sequence ATGAACATTACAGATTACATATTAAATGAGATAAAAGCGTTGAGCTTAAAAAGTAGCGTAAAAGAAGCAAAAAACCTATTTGACAATTTTCCTATTACACATTTTCCTGTAATTGAGAACAGTAAATTATTGGGGTCTTTTGCAGAAGACGATATCCATACTATAGAAAATAAAAAAGACGAGTTAGTTGTTTATAGTCATTTATTAAATTCATTTTATGTAGATGAAAAAGCTACTGTTTTAGAGCTTTTGAAGATTTTTGCGGATAATGACACTAATATTATTCCTGTTTTAAACAAGGAAAAAGACTACATTGGTTACTATGATTTATGTGATGTTTTAGATGTTTTTTCTACTAGTCCGTTTATGGTCGAGGACAGTGAAACTTTAATTATAGAAAAAATTGAAAACGATTATTCTATGAGTAAAGTTTGCCAGATTGTAGAATCTAATGGAGGTAAATTATTAGGCATTTACATTTCTGAAAGAAAAGGTGATTTTGTACAAGTAACCTTAAAAATAGTTGCAGAAGATATTAATGAAATTATGCATACTTTTAGAAGGTATGATTATAAAATTGTTTCTACACACGAGAATGATATTTATTTGGAAGACTTAAAAAACAGGTCAGATTATCTTCAGAAATATTTGGAAATGTAG